A single genomic interval of Clostridia bacterium harbors:
- a CDS encoding phage holin family protein, which produces MGLVVPGFSVNGFVGAIFAALVIALLGWVVEAIFGQRISPYGRGIVGFVVGALVIYIAQFIVPHQLSVSFLGALLASLVIGIVDAFVPTQLR; this is translated from the coding sequence TGCCGGGATTCAGCGTGAACGGCTTCGTCGGCGCCATCTTCGCGGCCCTCGTGATCGCCCTTCTGGGTTGGGTCGTCGAGGCCATTTTCGGCCAGCGCATCTCGCCCTACGGGCGCGGCATCGTCGGGTTCGTCGTCGGGGCCTTGGTCATCTACATCGCGCAGTTCATCGTGCCGCACCAGTTGTCGGTGTCGTTCTTGGGGGCGCTGCTCGCCTCGCTCGTGATCGGCATCGTCGACGCGTTCGTGCCGACC